GCTCGTACACTCGATAAGGCTTTCTGGACTCTTCTGGTTAGTAGTTCGATATGGGATCACAGCTTGAACACTGAAACAGTAGTCTGTTCCTTTATCCACATCAATCAAAAACTCATTAGTGTCTGTTTTGGCTGTTTTCTGTGAAAAGATGAAAGGGCTCTTAATTCCTCCAGGCTCAGAGTgaattctttcccttttattaaGTCACTGTGGAAGTAAAAACCTGGGCTCTAAGCAAAGCCCATGTGGACAGAGCTGACATAGGAAGGATTAGAAGTGACTTGGCTAACCAGTAATCCCTGATAACTACTAAGGATGACTTTTCCAAGACTAAGAAGATCCAATTTAGGCATCCAATCCAATGTAGCCCCTTTGAAAACTAtctacaggaaaagaaagaaggaaggtttAATTATTGAATAGAAAgtaaatttgggggctggggatgtagctcaggggtagtccttgcctagcatgtgtgaggccctgggtttgatctctagtccaggttaaaataaaaaaagtacagTAAATTTTGTTTCTGGGATCCTCAATAGAGGAAGAAATGTGACATGTAAGAGCTGATAGGACCCTTAGAGAAGATCTGGTCCAGTCCCTTGGCTGAGGATCCTAGGTTTCCAAGGTGGCTCTGCCTAAAGCGACAAATCAGCTCAGAATCACAGGTAGAACCAAGACCtgtttccccttccccttctacTTTACCCACTATCCTTTCAACCACTCCTGTTCTGCTGTGTTTGAATTGGGGAAGAAGTGGGCTATAAAAATCAAGGATCCACAATTTAAAACAAGACATAAAAGCAAGTGAAAAAGTCTCACCTTTCCTGTGCTTTCAGCTTTCCAATAATAAAGTATATAACTTAAGTCCTTGCCAAAGACATCCCGGAGGCTTAGGAATGTGTTATTCCTTCTGACTAATGTCCGTGCATCTTGTACTGTCACATTCAGTTTTGTCCCAACTTGTTCAAAACTCTGAATTGTTGGCTGTCCAAGTTTTGCTGAAATGTAGAAAATGATCTTGGTTGAGACCAAATAAGTCTATACAAAATAAACCTCATCTAGCTGTCACAGTTAACAGCTCTATTGTCTCATATAAAACACTCACAGAATCAACTCCACAGGCATCAGCCGGCGTGGTGGCCCCAGAGCTGAATGCTAAGACATTCCCTGGCAGTGCTGCCCCGTGGGAATACAAAGGGTGCCTcagaggaatttttaaatttccttatagTCAGTCAcattagaaaaagtaaaatgaaacaggTGAAGTTAATTTTAGTAACAGACGTTAGGACACTATACTTCCACTATTATCATTTTAAGATGTAGTTGACACAAAAacttgtgaaatattttacatttttacaaattcAGTGTGTGTTTTATACTTCTGGCATTAGCCATATTTTAAGTGGTCATGGCTACCATACTGAAGAGTGTGCAGTTGTGAAAGTTCCCATAGTTTATGCACAAAAAGTTGGGGGGGACTGTGGGAAGGCCTCAGAAATGTCCTTGGTATGTCAAGGAATCTGTTTTAACCTCTAGGTCCTTGCAATGGCTCATTTTTCTCATGTGCTTTAGTTGAATAACAGTAAAACACATCCCATTTAACATCCATTTCCTGCAAGTCACAGGgcaaagtatgtgtgtgtgcatgcaaaaaaaaaaaatatatatatatatattttttttttttggtatggggatccaacccaaggacacttaaccactgagccacacctccagcccgctttgtttatgttttatttagagataggatcttgctaagttggttagggccttgctaagttgctgaggctggttttgaactcccaatccttctatctcagtctcctgagccgctgggattacaggcacgtgccatcacacctggctaatATTTTCTATCTTGTACTCACAAAGACTTGAATTGGATTACCAAGACTCAACAACTATAGAAGGAAATTATGAAAATGTCATCAACTAAGGGATAGTGAGTACCAATGATCCTGTAGTTATGGGAGGGGGCTTGGCTTTATCTATGCTTTAGCCTAGTGCCACAGAGATGTACAGCTATGGCACTGagtttggagacagagtcttgccaatAAGGGCCCTGGAAGGTGGCCACATTCATCTGGGGTAATGAGACTGGCAAAGTGGATACAGAAGGAAAAGATTGGTTGATTGTCTCTCTAACCCTTCTTCTCACTATCCCTACCTGGAGCACCCTTCACCATCACAGGGTAGCCAGAGGGgtatatatgaaaacaccaataatatacactttcattctAACCAGCaagctttaaaataaaagctgATTTCACTCTTCTTAATATGGTAcacatgtttatttaaaatgccTAGCTCAGAACCATAGttgtgataaaaaatatttgattctgCTACTTGGCAGGAATTCTCTGCATTCCCTCCTTAGATCCCAGGGTTGGCTTACTAGAGGAAGACAGACAGGCAAGCATCCCACATTTTCAAAATCAGCATGAGGGAGGCAGGGTGAGAGCCACCTCTAGTAAGTGCAAGATCAATGACACAGGCCAAGAGCTGGCATATCATGGGACTCAAGTTCAAACGATTGAAATAGGTCAGCACAGGCTCAAAGGGAAACTGTGGTTTCTTCATGAATTAGTGACCATTTGGGGAATTTCCTAAACTGGGATTTCTGGTCTGATGATAGGACAGATGGGGTGTGATATGTATGGTGGGGAAAGCTGAAAGTCACCCACGGCCACATATGTTCAGCTGGTTGCTTGTAGGTCAAGTGGGAAGGATATCTAGACAGTCAGAACAAGAAGAATAAATGTATTACAAACTGAGCTACTTACTTTCCAGGTAAGGTATAAACTTGGGGGCATTTTGAAGGACAGGGTCCCTGGCAGAACCAGTGGTATCTAAGTCCCGTGGCAGGAGGGAAAGGACCCTTGCAGAATATGTCTGCTGCACATCCTGCACAATCTCATCAGTGAGGTCACATTCTGTGTCTGTCGTGTAGAAGCATTTGCCCTTCCAATCCCCTGTTCCAGCACtatagaggaaggaaggaagaaaaagaaatggaatgtaACAAGCTGCATACAACAAGACAGCTGGCTTTCACTGTGGCGTTCTGTGCTAATGACAAGAGCATCCATAACCAGTCCTTCAGAGGCTTATGAGTGCCTGCAGCACCCCGAGTGGCTGACTTTACAGAGAAGGCAACTGAGAGAGGG
This sequence is a window from Marmota flaviventris isolate mMarFla1 chromosome 10, mMarFla1.hap1, whole genome shotgun sequence. Protein-coding genes within it:
- the F3 gene encoding tissue factor, translated to MASPAWLRLPRLETLFTRTLLLGWVLAQVAGATGTPVRAYNLTWKSTNFKTILEWEPKPVNYVYTVQISAGTGDWKGKCFYTTDTECDLTDEIVQDVQQTYSARVLSLLPRDLDTTGSARDPVLQNAPKFIPYLETKLGQPTIQSFEQVGTKLNVTVQDARTLVRRNNTFLSLRDVFGKDLSYILYYWKAESTGKKTAKTDTNEFLIDVDKGTDYCFSVQAVIPYRTTNQKSPESLIECTSQEKSVFKEMFFIVGAVVFVVIIIIIILSLSLYKCRKARGGQNGKEHSPLNVA